Proteins from a genomic interval of Ramlibacter algicola:
- a CDS encoding PhoH family protein, translating to MIVRHSFTPPNNTRLSHLVGPMDEHLRTIETALQVKISRRQEVFKVDGPKAKAERAVDVLQAMYERAARPIDTEVVQLMVAGEQAMDEDENGALVLHTRRSDLKARTPNQSVYLDNIANHDITFGIGPAGTGKTYLAVACAVDALERSAVQRIVLTRPAVEAGEKLGFLPGDLTQKVDPYLRPLYDALYDLMGFERVTKAFERNALEIAPLAFMRGRTLNNAFVILDEAQNTTPEQMKMFLTRIGFGSKCVVTGDISQIDLPKGQLSGLVEAEHILKRVKGIAHTRFTSADVVRHPLVARIVDAYDAAKKRDGRA from the coding sequence ATGATTGTCCGCCACAGCTTCACGCCGCCCAACAATACCCGGCTGTCCCATCTGGTCGGACCCATGGACGAACACCTGCGCACGATCGAGACCGCGCTGCAGGTGAAGATCTCGCGACGCCAGGAAGTGTTCAAGGTCGATGGGCCGAAGGCCAAGGCCGAGCGCGCGGTGGACGTCCTGCAGGCGATGTACGAGCGCGCGGCGCGTCCCATCGACACCGAAGTCGTCCAGCTGATGGTCGCCGGCGAGCAGGCGATGGACGAGGACGAGAACGGCGCGCTGGTGTTGCATACGCGCCGCAGCGACCTCAAGGCCCGCACGCCCAACCAGAGCGTGTACCTGGACAACATCGCCAACCACGACATCACCTTCGGCATCGGGCCGGCCGGCACCGGCAAGACCTACCTCGCCGTGGCCTGCGCGGTGGACGCGCTGGAGCGCAGCGCCGTGCAGCGCATCGTGCTGACGCGCCCGGCCGTGGAGGCCGGCGAGAAGCTCGGCTTCCTGCCCGGCGACCTGACGCAGAAGGTCGACCCCTACCTGCGCCCGCTGTACGACGCGCTGTACGACCTCATGGGTTTCGAGCGCGTCACCAAGGCGTTCGAGCGCAACGCGCTGGAGATCGCGCCGCTGGCGTTCATGCGCGGGCGCACGCTGAACAACGCGTTCGTGATCCTGGACGAGGCGCAGAACACGACGCCCGAGCAGATGAAGATGTTCCTCACCCGCATCGGCTTCGGCAGCAAGTGCGTGGTGACCGGCGACATCAGCCAGATCGACCTGCCCAAGGGGCAGCTGTCGGGCCTGGTGGAGGCCGAGCACATCCTCAAGCGGGTCAAGGGCATCGCCCACACGCGCTTCACCAGCGCCGACGTGGTGCGGCACCCGCTGGTGGCGCGCATCGTCGACGCGTACGACGCCGCCAAGAAGCGCGATGGCCGCGCCTGA
- the ybeY gene encoding rRNA maturation RNase YbeY yields MAAPELALDLQFGSFAGAARHKALLPRAKVKRWIGMALAGPGELAVRIVGEAEGRALNAQYRHKDYATNVLTFDYAVEPVVQADLVLCGPVVEREAREQGKPLADHYAHLLVHGTLHAQGYDHETGDVDALEMEALEVLLLGALGISNPY; encoded by the coding sequence ATGGCCGCGCCTGAGCTCGCGCTCGACCTGCAGTTCGGTTCCTTCGCCGGCGCGGCCCGCCACAAGGCACTGCTGCCGCGCGCGAAGGTCAAGCGGTGGATCGGGATGGCGCTCGCGGGTCCGGGCGAACTGGCCGTGCGCATCGTCGGCGAGGCCGAAGGCCGCGCGCTGAACGCGCAGTACCGCCACAAGGACTACGCCACCAACGTGCTGACGTTCGACTACGCCGTCGAGCCCGTCGTGCAGGCCGACCTGGTGCTGTGCGGCCCGGTGGTCGAGCGCGAAGCGCGCGAGCAGGGCAAGCCGCTGGCGGACCACTACGCCCACCTGCTGGTGCATGGCACGCTGCATGCGCAGGGCTACGACCACGAGACGGGCGACGTGGATGCGCTGGAGATGGAAGCGCTGGAGGTCCTGCTGCTGGGGGCGCTGGGGATTTCGAACCCGTATTGA
- the dtd gene encoding D-aminoacyl-tRNA deacylase: protein MLALVQRVARAKVTIAGRVHGEIGPGLLVLVCAERGDTPAEGEKLLAKLLKLRIFGDDAGKMNRSVQDTGGGLLVVSQFTLAADTSGGNRPSFTNAAPPDEGRRLYELFVANARAAHPIVQTGEFGADMQVELVNDGPVTIPLRIPPT from the coding sequence ATGCTGGCGCTGGTGCAACGCGTGGCACGCGCGAAGGTCACGATCGCCGGCCGCGTGCATGGCGAGATCGGCCCGGGGCTGCTGGTGCTCGTCTGCGCCGAGCGTGGCGACACGCCGGCGGAAGGCGAGAAGCTGCTGGCCAAGCTGCTCAAGCTGCGCATCTTCGGCGATGACGCCGGCAAGATGAACCGCAGCGTGCAGGACACCGGCGGCGGGCTGCTGGTGGTGAGCCAGTTCACGCTGGCCGCCGACACGTCGGGCGGCAACCGCCCGAGCTTCACGAACGCGGCGCCGCCGGACGAAGGGCGGCGGCTCTACGAGCTGTTCGTCGCCAACGCGCGGGCCGCGCATCCCATCGTGCAGACCGGCGAGTTCGGGGCGGACATGCAGGTGGAGCTGGTGAACGATGGACCGGTGACGATCCCCCTGCGCATTCCGCCGACCTGA
- a CDS encoding cation diffusion facilitator family transporter: protein MTLSQRLGAIPPQAWLRVSIGVAVLTIGLKTLAWWLTGSVGLLSDAMESLVNLASAAFGLLMVRIAAQPPDAEHPYGHHKAEYFSSAFEGLAILVAALAIIYAAARRFYEPQPIEQVDAGLALSVLSSVFNGVLAWAMLQSARVHRSMALEADARHLITDVWTSVGVVIGIALVAWTHWLWLDPVVAIGVALNILREGWNLVWRSSQGLMDKRVERRVQADIDQVLKAFEHPTIRFDHIATRRSGSRRYVDLHMHMPGEWTLRRAAAVRASVEQALMSAVPGLRASIQLLPSDVEAHGQDEDDLI, encoded by the coding sequence ATGACCTTGAGCCAGCGCCTGGGTGCGATCCCCCCGCAGGCCTGGCTGCGCGTGTCGATCGGCGTCGCGGTGCTCACCATCGGGCTGAAGACGCTGGCGTGGTGGCTCACCGGCTCGGTCGGGCTGCTGTCCGATGCGATGGAGTCGCTCGTCAACCTGGCGAGCGCGGCGTTCGGCCTCCTGATGGTGCGCATCGCGGCCCAGCCGCCCGACGCCGAGCACCCCTACGGCCACCACAAGGCCGAGTACTTCTCCTCCGCCTTCGAAGGCCTGGCCATCCTGGTGGCGGCCCTGGCGATCATCTACGCCGCCGCACGCCGCTTCTACGAGCCGCAACCCATCGAGCAGGTCGACGCCGGCCTGGCGCTGTCGGTCCTCAGTTCGGTCTTCAACGGCGTGCTGGCGTGGGCGATGCTGCAGTCGGCGCGCGTGCACCGCTCGATGGCGCTGGAAGCGGATGCGCGCCACCTCATCACCGACGTGTGGACGTCCGTCGGCGTCGTCATCGGCATAGCGCTGGTCGCGTGGACCCACTGGCTGTGGCTCGACCCGGTCGTCGCCATCGGTGTCGCGCTGAACATCCTGCGCGAAGGCTGGAACCTCGTCTGGCGCTCGTCGCAGGGCCTGATGGACAAGCGCGTCGAGCGCCGCGTGCAGGCCGACATCGACCAGGTGCTCAAGGCCTTCGAGCACCCGACCATCCGCTTCGACCACATCGCGACGCGGCGCTCGGGCAGCCGGCGCTACGTCGACCTGCACATGCACATGCCGGGCGAGTGGACCTTGCGGCGCGCCGCGGCGGTGCGGGCGTCGGTCGAGCAGGCGCTGATGAGCGCGGTGCCGGGGCTGCGCGCGTCGATCCAGCTGTTGCCCAGCGACGTCGAGGCGCATGGCCAGGACGAGGACGACCTGATCTGA
- the tyrS gene encoding tyrosine--tRNA ligase, whose amino-acid sequence MNQQLVTKDGLVSDRVREAMAASLRGCEELIPQEDWQRKLVRSEATGVPLRIKFGLDPTAPDIHLGHTVVFNKLRQLQDLGHVVIPLIGDFTTTIGDPSGRNTTRPPLTREQIEANAKTYFDQIGRVIDVSRAEVRYNSEWCDPLGARGMIQLAARYTVARMMERDDFHKRFQDGRPISVHEFLYPLMQGYDSVALKSDLELGGTDQKFNLLVGRHLQQEYGQEPQCILTMPLLEGLDGVEKMSKSKGNYVGITEDANTMFAKVMSISDVLMWRWYRLLSFRAEQDIAKLKAEVDGGRNPRDAKVMLAKEITARFHSAAAADAAEQDFVNRSKGGVPDEIPDVALTGAPLGIGALLKQAGLAPSTSEANRLIDGGGVRVDSAVVSDKALKMAAGTYVVQVGKRKFARVSLS is encoded by the coding sequence ATGAATCAACAACTTGTTACCAAAGATGGGCTGGTGAGCGACCGCGTGCGCGAAGCCATGGCGGCCAGCCTGCGCGGCTGCGAGGAGCTCATCCCGCAGGAGGATTGGCAGCGCAAGCTGGTCCGCAGCGAGGCGACGGGGGTGCCGCTGCGCATCAAGTTCGGGCTCGATCCCACCGCCCCGGACATCCACCTGGGCCACACGGTCGTGTTCAACAAGCTGCGGCAGTTGCAAGACCTGGGCCACGTCGTGATTCCGCTGATCGGTGACTTCACGACGACGATCGGCGATCCGTCGGGCCGGAATACAACGCGGCCGCCGCTGACCCGCGAGCAGATCGAGGCCAACGCCAAGACCTACTTCGACCAGATCGGCCGCGTCATCGACGTCAGCCGTGCCGAGGTCCGGTACAACAGCGAGTGGTGCGACCCCCTGGGCGCCCGCGGGATGATCCAGCTGGCGGCGCGCTACACGGTGGCGCGGATGATGGAGCGCGACGACTTCCACAAGCGCTTCCAGGACGGCCGCCCCATCAGCGTCCACGAATTCCTCTATCCGCTCATGCAGGGCTACGACTCGGTCGCGCTGAAGTCGGACCTGGAACTCGGCGGCACCGACCAGAAGTTCAACCTGCTGGTGGGCCGGCACCTGCAGCAGGAATACGGCCAGGAGCCGCAATGCATCCTGACCATGCCGCTGCTCGAGGGCCTGGACGGCGTCGAGAAGATGTCCAAGAGCAAGGGCAACTACGTTGGCATCACCGAGGACGCGAACACCATGTTCGCCAAGGTGATGTCGATCTCGGACGTGCTGATGTGGCGCTGGTACCGGCTGCTGAGTTTCCGCGCCGAGCAGGACATCGCGAAGCTGAAGGCCGAAGTCGACGGCGGGCGCAACCCGCGCGACGCCAAGGTGATGCTGGCCAAGGAGATCACCGCGCGTTTCCACAGCGCGGCCGCGGCCGACGCCGCGGAGCAGGACTTTGTCAACCGCAGCAAGGGCGGGGTGCCCGACGAGATCCCGGACGTGGCGTTGACGGGCGCGCCGCTGGGCATCGGCGCGCTGCTCAAGCAGGCGGGCCTGGCGCCATCCACGAGCGAGGCCAACCGCCTGATCGATGGCGGCGGCGTGCGAGTGGACTCCGCGGTGGTGAGCGACAAGGCACTGAAGATGGCCGCGGGCACCTACGTCGTGCAGGTGGGCAAGCGCAAGTTCGCGCGCGTGTCGCTCTCCTAG
- a CDS encoding M23 family metallopeptidase, with amino-acid sequence MTAVAAQALWAAARVLEHHPRQVTALIAACLLGGGGAAFAVASFGPDPSALPVREVVEPVEPLALREQSEVLDAFSFSLWRSDTVRPTDTVESLLARLGVSDPVAATYLRQDPLVRQQLLGRYGRSVRAEATDQHALRALTARWVADDSGNFKRLVVQRGDKGKFTTRVETAPLTATTRLGSGTIRSSLFAAVDDSRLPDEVAVQLADILSAEIDFRRGLRKGDRFSVVYEALEADGEPLRTGRVLSAEFLNNGHQYNAVWFQQAGKGAYYGFDGKSLTSSYLASPMEFSRVTSGFAMRFHPIMKTWRAHTGVDYGAPTGTAVRTVGDGIVEFAGVQNGYGNVVMVRHNPSDITVYAHLSRVDVRRGQSVAQGQRIGAVGSTGWATGPHLHFEFRINGTFRDPIEVARKAQGTVITAAARPAFDKLATSMRAQLEAAGTVAVAGAQ; translated from the coding sequence ATGACGGCCGTCGCCGCACAGGCGCTGTGGGCCGCCGCGCGAGTGCTGGAGCACCACCCGCGCCAGGTGACTGCACTGATCGCCGCCTGCTTGCTGGGCGGCGGGGGAGCCGCCTTCGCCGTCGCCTCCTTCGGCCCCGATCCCTCCGCCCTTCCGGTCCGTGAAGTCGTCGAACCCGTGGAGCCGCTCGCATTGCGCGAGCAGTCCGAGGTGCTGGACGCGTTCTCCTTCAGCCTGTGGCGCAGCGACACCGTGCGGCCGACCGACACGGTCGAATCGCTGCTCGCGCGCCTCGGTGTCAGCGACCCCGTGGCGGCCACCTACCTGCGCCAGGATCCGCTGGTGCGCCAGCAACTGCTCGGGCGCTATGGCCGCTCGGTGCGCGCCGAAGCCACCGACCAGCATGCGCTGCGCGCGCTGACCGCCCGCTGGGTGGCCGACGACAGCGGCAACTTCAAGCGCCTCGTCGTCCAGCGCGGCGACAAGGGCAAGTTCACCACGCGCGTCGAGACGGCGCCGCTGACGGCCACCACGCGCCTGGGCAGCGGCACCATCCGCTCGTCCCTGTTCGCCGCCGTCGACGACTCCCGGCTGCCCGACGAAGTCGCCGTGCAGCTGGCCGACATCCTCTCGGCCGAGATCGACTTCCGCCGCGGCCTGCGCAAGGGCGACCGCTTCAGCGTCGTCTACGAAGCGCTCGAAGCCGACGGCGAGCCGCTGCGCACCGGCCGCGTGCTGTCGGCCGAGTTCCTGAACAACGGCCACCAGTACAACGCCGTGTGGTTCCAGCAAGCCGGCAAGGGCGCGTATTACGGCTTCGACGGCAAGAGCCTCACCAGTTCGTACCTGGCCTCGCCGATGGAGTTCTCGCGCGTGACCAGCGGCTTCGCGATGCGCTTCCACCCGATCATGAAGACGTGGCGGGCGCACACGGGCGTCGACTACGGCGCGCCCACCGGCACGGCCGTGCGCACGGTGGGCGACGGCATCGTCGAGTTCGCCGGCGTGCAGAATGGCTATGGCAACGTGGTCATGGTGCGCCACAACCCCAGCGACATCACCGTGTACGCGCACCTGAGCCGCGTCGACGTGCGCCGCGGCCAGTCGGTCGCCCAAGGCCAGCGCATCGGCGCCGTGGGCTCGACGGGCTGGGCCACCGGCCCGCACCTGCATTTCGAATTCCGCATCAACGGCACCTTCCGCGATCCGATCGAGGTCGCGCGCAAGGCGCAGGGCACGGTCATCACGGCCGCCGCCCGCCCCGCCTTCGACAAGCTCGCGACGTCGATGCGCGCGCAGCTCGAAGCCGCCGGCACGGTCGCCGTCGCCGGCGCCCAGTAA
- a CDS encoding anhydro-N-acetylmuramic acid kinase, which produces MAQLYAGLMSGTSLDGVDGVLADFDGGLRVLAHASAPFDPALRAELYALNTRGDDELHRAQFAANALVRLYAQVVRQLLEQSGVDAPDVRAIGAHGQTVRHRPQAFDGTGYTTQLNQPALLAELTSIDVVADFRSRDVAAGGQGAPLAPFFHRGVFGRAGETVGVLNLGGIANLTLLRADGSMLGFDCGPANALMDFWVQRHRGEAFDANGAWAAGATPDAALLTTLLQEPWLALPPPKSTGRDLFNEPWLAARLASHAQLSPQVVQATLLEFTARCCVDDVLRHEPRLPRLVVCGGGALNAQLMRRLQALLPGAKVLSSEEAGLPPLQVEACAFAWLAMQCVERRELPLTSTTGARGARVLGAVWPR; this is translated from the coding sequence ATGGCGCAGCTCTACGCCGGCCTCATGTCCGGCACCTCGCTGGACGGTGTCGACGGCGTGCTCGCCGACTTCGACGGCGGCCTGCGCGTGCTGGCGCATGCCAGCGCACCGTTCGACCCCGCCTTGCGCGCCGAGCTGTACGCGCTCAACACGCGTGGCGACGACGAGCTGCACCGGGCGCAATTCGCGGCCAACGCCCTGGTGCGTCTCTACGCCCAAGTCGTCCGGCAATTGCTGGAGCAATCAGGTGTCGACGCACCCGACGTGCGAGCGATCGGCGCCCATGGCCAGACGGTGCGCCACCGCCCACAGGCGTTCGACGGCACCGGCTACACGACCCAGCTGAACCAGCCCGCGTTGCTCGCGGAGCTGACGTCGATCGACGTCGTCGCCGACTTCCGCAGCCGCGACGTCGCGGCCGGCGGCCAAGGCGCGCCGCTCGCACCCTTCTTCCACCGCGGCGTGTTCGGCCGCGCGGGGGAAACGGTCGGCGTGCTCAACCTGGGTGGCATCGCGAACCTCACGCTGCTGCGCGCGGACGGCTCGATGCTCGGCTTCGACTGCGGCCCGGCGAATGCGCTGATGGACTTCTGGGTGCAACGCCACCGCGGCGAAGCGTTCGATGCGAACGGTGCGTGGGCCGCCGGCGCCACGCCCGATGCCGCGTTGCTGACGACGCTCTTGCAGGAGCCCTGGCTTGCGCTGCCGCCGCCCAAGAGCACCGGCCGCGACCTGTTCAACGAGCCCTGGCTCGCGGCCAGGCTCGCCAGCCACGCGCAGCTGTCACCGCAGGTGGTGCAGGCGACGCTGCTGGAGTTCACCGCGCGCTGCTGCGTCGACGACGTGCTGCGGCACGAGCCACGCTTGCCACGCCTGGTGGTCTGCGGCGGTGGGGCGCTCAACGCGCAATTGATGCGCCGCCTGCAGGCGCTGCTGCCGGGCGCGAAGGTGCTGTCGAGCGAGGAGGCCGGGCTGCCGCCGCTGCAGGTGGAAGCCTGCGCGTTCGCCTGGCTGGCGATGCAATGCGTGGAGCGGCGCGAGTTGCCCCTCACAAGCACCACGGGCGCCCGAGGCGCCCGTGTGCTGGGTGCGGTCTGGCCGCGCTGA
- the erpA gene encoding iron-sulfur cluster insertion protein ErpA, giving the protein MSAVAENVQSEMPAPLLFTDSAAAKVADLIAEEGNPDLKLRVFVQGGGCSGFQYGFTFDEIANDDDTVMSKNGVSLLIDAMSYQYLVGAEIDYKEDLQGAQFVIKNPNATTTCGCGSSFSA; this is encoded by the coding sequence ATGAGCGCCGTCGCCGAGAACGTCCAGTCCGAAATGCCCGCCCCGCTGCTGTTCACCGACAGCGCCGCGGCCAAGGTGGCCGACCTCATCGCCGAGGAAGGCAATCCCGACCTCAAGCTGCGCGTGTTCGTGCAGGGTGGCGGCTGCTCCGGCTTCCAGTACGGCTTCACGTTCGACGAGATCGCGAACGACGACGACACCGTGATGAGCAAGAACGGCGTCTCGCTGCTGATCGACGCCATGAGCTACCAGTACCTGGTCGGCGCCGAGATCGACTACAAGGAAGACCTGCAGGGCGCGCAGTTCGTGATCAAGAACCCGAACGCGACCACGACCTGCGGTTGCGGCTCCAGCTTCTCGGCCTGA
- a CDS encoding bactofilin family protein: protein MFGKKAQPPIKSLIAHGTRVDGNLIFTEGLRIDGEVVGDVRAATEEPSMLVISEAATVQGTVQADHVIVNGTVRGPVHAAELLELQPKARIEGDVSYRALEMHQGAVIAGQLQPLEAGEEKPLLKLAANNS from the coding sequence ATGTTCGGCAAGAAAGCCCAGCCCCCGATCAAGAGCCTGATCGCCCACGGCACCCGCGTGGACGGCAACCTCATCTTCACCGAGGGGCTGCGCATCGATGGCGAAGTCGTCGGCGACGTGCGCGCCGCGACCGAGGAGCCGAGCATGCTCGTCATCTCCGAGGCCGCCACCGTGCAGGGCACCGTGCAGGCCGACCACGTCATCGTCAACGGCACCGTGCGCGGCCCGGTGCATGCGGCCGAACTGCTGGAACTGCAGCCGAAGGCGCGGATCGAAGGGGATGTCTCCTACCGCGCGCTGGAGATGCACCAGGGCGCGGTCATCGCCGGCCAGCTCCAGCCGCTCGAGGCGGGCGAGGAAAAGCCCTTACTGAAGCTGGCGGCAAACAATTCCTGA
- a CDS encoding DUF6776 family protein: MRWKLLRRRLTISAPRMKVRTAMPWPLRWAVIAIVLGFCGAISLWAFELGKSLAGLDTRAKEELVQLRSEVERLRDERDKVQSVLNTSGSLLTTERAAQSRLTAQVRQLEAENRGLRDDLAFFEKLMPVNANEAVAIRALQAEMLAGSQLKWQVLVIQHARNAPEFRGKLLLSLGGTLDGKPWSMDLPDGARDLRFRQYGRLEGMVDLPSQAVVKNVSARVVDGTSTRAVQSIQLGT; this comes from the coding sequence ATGCGTTGGAAGCTCCTCCGCCGCCGCCTCACCATCAGCGCCCCGCGCATGAAGGTGCGCACCGCGATGCCCTGGCCGTTGCGCTGGGCCGTCATCGCCATCGTGCTCGGCTTCTGCGGCGCGATCAGCCTGTGGGCGTTCGAACTGGGCAAGAGCCTGGCCGGGCTCGACACCCGCGCCAAGGAAGAACTGGTGCAGCTGCGCAGCGAAGTGGAGCGCCTGCGCGACGAGCGCGACAAGGTGCAGTCGGTGCTCAACACGTCCGGCTCGCTGCTGACCACCGAGCGCGCGGCGCAGTCCAGGCTGACCGCGCAGGTGCGCCAGCTCGAGGCCGAAAACCGCGGGCTGCGCGATGACCTGGCGTTCTTCGAGAAGCTGATGCCGGTCAATGCCAACGAGGCGGTGGCCATCCGCGCGCTGCAAGCCGAGATGCTGGCGGGCAGCCAGCTCAAGTGGCAGGTGCTGGTGATCCAGCACGCGCGCAATGCCCCCGAATTCCGCGGCAAGCTGCTGCTGAGCCTGGGCGGCACGCTGGACGGGAAACCGTGGTCGATGGACCTGCCCGACGGCGCGCGCGACCTTCGGTTCCGCCAATACGGCCGCCTGGAAGGCATGGTCGACCTGCCGAGCCAGGCCGTGGTAAAAAACGTGTCCGCCCGGGTGGTGGACGGGACGTCCACCCGCGCGGTGCAGAGCATCCAGCTCGGCACCTGA
- the rpsI gene encoding 30S ribosomal protein S9, with protein sequence MIGEWNNGTGRRKSSVARVFLKKGSGKIVVNGKEIEKFFGRQTSIMIAKQPLMLTNHAETFDIQVNVHGGGESGQAGATRHGITRALIDWDASLKPVLSQAGFVTRDAREVERKKVGLHSARRRKQFSKR encoded by the coding sequence ATGATCGGTGAATGGAACAACGGCACCGGCCGCCGCAAGAGCAGCGTGGCCCGTGTCTTCCTGAAGAAGGGCAGCGGCAAGATCGTCGTCAACGGCAAGGAGATCGAGAAGTTCTTCGGCCGCCAGACGTCCATCATGATCGCCAAGCAGCCCCTGATGCTGACCAACCACGCCGAGACGTTCGACATCCAGGTCAACGTGCACGGCGGCGGTGAATCGGGCCAGGCCGGCGCCACCCGCCACGGCATCACCCGCGCGCTGATCGACTGGGACGCGTCGCTCAAGCCGGTGTTGTCGCAGGCTGGCTTCGTGACCCGCGACGCCCGCGAAGTGGAACGCAAGAAGGTCGGCCTCCACTCCGCCCGCCGCCGCAAGCAGTTCAGCAAGCGCTGA
- the rplM gene encoding 50S ribosomal protein L13, whose amino-acid sequence MKTFSAKPADVKHEWFVIDATDKVLGRVASEAALRLRGKHKAIYTPHVDTGDFIVVINASQLRVTGAKELDKKYYRHSGYPGGIRETNFRDLQAKHPGRALEKAVKGMLPKGPLGYAMIKKLKVYGGAEHPHTAQQPKPLEI is encoded by the coding sequence ATGAAAACGTTCAGCGCGAAACCCGCTGACGTGAAGCACGAGTGGTTTGTGATTGACGCCACCGACAAGGTGCTCGGACGTGTTGCCAGCGAAGCAGCACTCCGTTTGCGCGGCAAGCACAAGGCCATCTACACGCCTCACGTCGACACCGGCGACTTCATCGTCGTCATCAACGCTTCCCAGCTCCGGGTCACCGGCGCCAAGGAGCTCGACAAGAAGTACTACCGCCACTCCGGCTACCCCGGTGGCATCCGCGAAACCAACTTCCGCGACCTGCAGGCCAAGCATCCCGGCCGCGCGCTCGAGAAGGCCGTCAAGGGCATGCTGCCCAAGGGCCCGCTCGGCTACGCCATGATCAAGAAGCTGAAGGTGTACGGTGGCGCCGAGCACCCGCACACCGCGCAGCAGCCCAAGCCCCTGGAGATCTGA
- a CDS encoding 23S rRNA (adenine(2030)-N(6))-methyltransferase RlmJ: MFSYRHGFHAGNHADVLKHIALIASVRYMTQKDSPLWVVDTHAGAGLYRLDDDFAGTSGEAAEGVLKLAEAVAAQGADSEQALAPAITGYLDLVKQFNREGRWKIYPGSPFIAQHLLRTEVRDKMKLFELHPSDSTALAAHVAQLGAGRQVSVAREDGFEGLKAVLPPPSRRALVLIDPSYEIKSDYAKVLAAMRDALQRFATGTYMVWYPIIPRPEAHDLPRKLKALGNSFRKPWLHATLAIGQSEDPQRKGGLSASGVFVVNPPHILKAALQPALPQLVELLGRGRGKGHVLESGGG; encoded by the coding sequence ATGTTCAGTTACCGCCACGGCTTCCACGCCGGCAACCACGCCGACGTCCTGAAGCACATCGCCCTGATTGCCTCGGTGCGGTACATGACCCAGAAGGACAGCCCGCTGTGGGTGGTGGACACCCACGCCGGGGCCGGCCTGTACCGGCTGGACGACGACTTCGCCGGCACCTCCGGCGAGGCCGCCGAGGGCGTCCTGAAGCTGGCCGAAGCCGTGGCCGCGCAAGGCGCGGACAGTGAGCAGGCGCTCGCACCGGCGATCACCGGCTACCTGGACCTGGTCAAGCAGTTCAACCGCGAAGGCCGCTGGAAGATCTACCCCGGCTCGCCCTTCATCGCGCAGCACCTGCTGCGCACCGAGGTGCGCGACAAGATGAAGCTGTTCGAGCTGCATCCGTCCGACAGCACCGCCCTCGCCGCGCACGTCGCGCAGCTGGGCGCCGGCCGGCAGGTGAGCGTGGCGCGCGAGGACGGCTTCGAAGGCCTGAAGGCGGTGCTGCCGCCGCCCAGCCGCCGCGCCCTGGTCCTGATCGACCCGAGCTACGAGATCAAGAGCGACTACGCGAAGGTGCTCGCCGCCATGCGCGACGCGCTGCAGCGGTTCGCGACCGGGACGTACATGGTCTGGTACCCGATCATCCCGCGGCCCGAGGCGCATGACCTGCCACGCAAGCTGAAGGCGCTGGGCAACTCGTTCCGCAAGCCCTGGCTGCACGCGACGCTGGCGATCGGCCAGTCCGAGGACCCGCAACGCAAGGGCGGGCTGTCGGCCAGCGGCGTGTTCGTCGTCAACCCGCCGCACATCCTCAAGGCGGCTTTGCAGCCGGCGCTGCCGCAGCTGGTGGAGTTGCTGGGGCGCGGGCGCGGCAAGGGCCACGTGCTGGAGAGCGGCGGCGGCTGA
- a CDS encoding outer envelope protein → MHARTLVTLAVLAAAASAHAAEWSDNSIGYRYGTKFAEPFGRTDIHKNIINFTHASGYKYGSNFLNVDLLDSDNRDAEAQEAYIVYRHTLDLGKVTGKDFKMGPVRGLGLTAGFDWNTKNDPGYASKKRMLVVGPTLFMDVPGFLNVGLYLLHESNKPVGVASRYTYDTHPMLGASWGIPIGSGFSFEGYANWIAAKGKDEFGGQTAPEFNFDGQVMYDVSGALGMGKNTLKAGLEYQYWRNKFGNSYRGPAGPGALAKTPMVRVEYHF, encoded by the coding sequence ATGCACGCAAGAACTCTCGTCACCCTGGCCGTGCTGGCGGCCGCCGCCTCGGCCCACGCCGCCGAATGGAGCGACAACTCCATCGGCTACCGCTACGGCACGAAGTTCGCCGAGCCGTTCGGCCGCACGGACATCCACAAGAACATCATCAACTTCACGCACGCCAGCGGCTACAAGTACGGCAGCAATTTCCTGAACGTCGACCTGCTGGACTCGGACAACCGCGATGCCGAGGCGCAGGAGGCGTACATCGTCTACCGCCACACGCTGGACCTGGGCAAGGTCACCGGCAAGGACTTCAAGATGGGTCCGGTGCGGGGCCTGGGCCTGACGGCCGGCTTCGACTGGAACACCAAGAACGACCCCGGCTACGCGTCCAAGAAGCGCATGCTGGTGGTCGGCCCGACGCTGTTCATGGACGTCCCCGGCTTCCTGAACGTCGGCCTGTACCTCCTGCACGAGAGCAACAAGCCGGTGGGCGTGGCCTCGCGCTACACCTACGACACCCACCCGATGCTGGGCGCCAGCTGGGGCATCCCGATCGGCAGCGGCTTCTCGTTCGAGGGCTACGCCAACTGGATCGCGGCCAAGGGCAAGGACGAATTCGGCGGCCAGACCGCGCCGGAATTCAACTTCGACGGCCAGGTGATGTACGACGTGAGCGGCGCCCTGGGCATGGGCAAGAACACGCTCAAGGCCGGCCTCGAGTACCAGTACTGGCGCAACAAGTTCGGCAACAGCTACCGTGGCCCGGCCGGTCCCGGCGCGCTCGCCAAGACGCCGATGGTGCGCGTCGAGTACCACTTCTGA